The genome window CATCGTCTTCGTCATCCTGTTCTTCGTGAGGGGCTGGCGGCTCGCCCTCGGCACCGTCCTGGTCACCGGCCTCGGCTGGCTCACCACGCTGGTCGTGAAGACGGTCGTCGCCCAGCCGCGCCCGACGACGGCCGGGCTGACCCACCTGCTGCACGTGAACCCGGCGACGCTGAGCTACCCGAGCGGGCACGTGGTGTTCGCCGCCGCGCTGGTGACCGCCCTGGTGATGGTCTGCCGTGGCACACTGTCGCGCACGATCGTCATCGTGGTCGGCGCGCTGTTCGTCGCGCTGGTGATGTGGTCGCGCCTCTACGTCGGCGTCCACTACGGGACGGACG of Leifsonia shinshuensis contains these proteins:
- a CDS encoding phosphatase PAP2 family protein — encoded protein: MKPAQLSIPRHWIVWTVVLFALTFALGFAAKWIVALRFDSLDATVNALNSPLLDKVALLLDELDRPTVVAVILVIVFVILFFVRGWRLALGTVLVTGLGWLTTLVVKTVVAQPRPTTAGLTHLLHVNPATLSYPSGHVVFAAALVTALVMVCRGTLSRTIVIVVGALFVALVMWSRLYVGVHYGTDVVGGVLNGVAGVLLFAGLWNLVARRVFTGGGRRAAA